GAGTCGATCTGGCGGCGCACCTTTGCGACAACGGCAGCAACGCGGTCTTCCGGCGCAATCACCTCGTCGGTGCCGAGCAGGCGCTTCACGGGCTCGTCGGCGTAGCCGTGGGTCGAGACGAAATCCACCGGAACGTGGTCGCGGGCGCAGAAGGCAAGGAACCCCGGAATCCAGGCAGCGGCGGCGGTCGCTGGACCGCCGACACGAAGGCGCGAATTGACGGCTTTCAGAGACCGGGCGGTGTTGGCGTAGAGAGCGAAGTAGGTCTCGCCCCGGGGAACGCCACCCCAGAAGTCGATGTTCGGCTCGTTCCACACCTCGAAGTACCACTGCGCCACTTCGTCGATACCGTAACGCTCCACCAGATGGCGGGCGAGTGCCGTCATCAGGTCGTTCCAGCGCTTGATGTCCTTAGGTGGAGAGACGTTCTGCTTGTACCAGAAGGGATGCAGTGCGTCGGGGTTGAATGCCAGCTTCTTCGGCATGAAGCTGAGCTCCACCACTGGACGGACACCTGCGGCGCGCAGGCCATCGTAGACCTGGTCAATGTAGTTGAAGTTGTAGACCGGATTACCATGTTCGTCCTCGTTGTAGACGCCCAGCTCGTCATGCAGGATGGCATGGAAGCGGATGTACTTAACCCCGGTAACGGCGTGTACGGCGGCGAGGTCGTCGCGGTAGCTCTGACGAAGGGAAAGAATCGCGCGGCCTGAGCCGAACATCTCTTCCCAGAAGTGGGGAAAGGGTTTGGCCTCGGCATGGGCATCGACACGCACCGTCTCTTCCCGTTGCGCCACAACGGGAAGTACGGCACACCACAACAGCACGGAAAGGACGGCTCGGCGGCGCATACTGCGCGGTTAGATGCAGGGGTGTCGATAAATTCTTGCCAGTCAGATTTTTTGTCGAGGGGTGAAAGATATCCAGCCGGCAAAGCTACCGAGGATCCCACCCATCGCGATGCGATGGATGGGGCACCCGGTGTATAGCTTCCGATCCGCCAGTCCGCCTCAGAAGAGGTGAAAGCAGGTCCTTCACTTCGTTCGGGATGACAGCATTTTGAATGCAAACTTTGGCGGCAAGAACCGGGATGTGGCCAGCTGGCTAACCGTTGCAGGATACTGACATGAACTTCGCTATGGCACTTCGCCCCTCCATCCCGGCCGCGATTCCAACCGTGATCGAAGACACCCGCTGGAAGCAGGTGCTCGACCGCGATGCTGCCGCCGGCTTTGTTTACGGCGTGCAGTCGACCGGAATCTTCTGCCGTCCATCCTGCCCCAGCCGCAGGCCGAACCGGACACAGGTCCGCTTCTTTGACACCACAGCCGAGGCTGCGGCGGCCGGCTTCCGCGCCTGCAAGCGCTGCCGGCCGACCGAACGTCTCCATGACCGTTTTGCCGAGCCGGTGAGCCGGGCGGCGGCGTATCTTGCCGCCCACAGCGATGAGACGGTCACTCTGGACGAACTCGCCCGAATCACTCGAACGAGCCCCTTCTCGCTGCAGAAGAATTTCAAGCGCATTCTCGGGGTGACACCGAAGGAGTTCGCGGCAGCGAAGAAGCTGGAACGCCTGCGCAAGCACCTTCCTCAAGGACGGGTAACAGACGCCACTTATGAAGCAGGCTTCTCTTCGCCGAGCCGCATGTACCAGGCGGCGGAAGCTCTGGGCATGACACCGGGCGAGGCGGGACGAGGAGCGCATGGGCTAACGATCCGCTTTACCACCAGCGAGTGCTCTCTCGGCCGAGTGCTGGTGGCAGCAACCGACAAGGGCATCTGCTCTATCGCCTTCGGGGACTCTCCATACCAGTTAGAGATTGATCTGCGCGCCCGGTTCCCTCACGGCGAGATCGTATCGACAGAAGACGATCCACTGCTGACGCAGGGAGTTCGTTTTGTGCTGGCTCAGCTGCGGTCTGCTTCGCACGAGCTCGATCTGCCGCTCGATCTGCGCGCAACCGTCTTTCAGCAACGGGTGTGGAAGGCACTACGCGAGATTCCTCGGGGAGAGACACGCACCTATGCCGAGGTGGCGAAGTCTATGGGACAGCCCACAGCAACACGAGCCGTGGCACGCGCCTGCGCGACCAATCCGGTAGCCGTAGCAATTCCCTGCCATCGTGTGATTGGAAGCGATGGCAAGCTCACCGGCTATCGCTGGGGAGTGGAACGGAAGAAACGTCTTCTGGAGATGGAAGGCAAATTCTAAACATTGAAGCCCGCACAGCATGGGGCGCCCATACACCGGGTGCCCCACATACGCGAAGCTTATGTGGGAAGATCGAGCGCAGCTCGATCCGCTTTTTGTTTGTCGTTCCTCAGAGATCTGTTTTATTGCCTATCCGAGACAAAAAGACGGTTCGATCTGCGCTCGAATACCCA
This genomic window from Terriglobus albidus contains:
- a CDS encoding GH39 family glycosyl hydrolase, with product MRRRAVLSVLLWCAVLPVVAQREETVRVDAHAEAKPFPHFWEEMFGSGRAILSLRQSYRDDLAAVHAVTGVKYIRFHAILHDELGVYNEDEHGNPVYNFNYIDQVYDGLRAAGVRPVVELSFMPKKLAFNPDALHPFWYKQNVSPPKDIKRWNDLMTALARHLVERYGIDEVAQWYFEVWNEPNIDFWGGVPRGETYFALYANTARSLKAVNSRLRVGGPATAAAAWIPGFLAFCARDHVPVDFVSTHGYADEPVKRLLGTDEVIAPEDRVAAVVAKVRRQIDSSPTPHLPLLWTEWNVYPVHDARETPYVGPALANTIRESDGNVDYLSFWTFSEVFEEGGPARAPFTQFGIRAMGGINKPAFYDFALLHKLGEQRIANPSKNAIVTRLADGRLAIALWNLVDPEAQPQTSTVTLQLQGVSANADVSIQRVDETHSNVAPFYKAMGSPVSPTAAQATELNSKTALEEPEHMRLANGALRLQLAPNALLLVTVEK
- the ada gene encoding bifunctional DNA-binding transcriptional regulator/O6-methylguanine-DNA methyltransferase Ada; this encodes MNFAMALRPSIPAAIPTVIEDTRWKQVLDRDAAAGFVYGVQSTGIFCRPSCPSRRPNRTQVRFFDTTAEAAAAGFRACKRCRPTERLHDRFAEPVSRAAAYLAAHSDETVTLDELARITRTSPFSLQKNFKRILGVTPKEFAAAKKLERLRKHLPQGRVTDATYEAGFSSPSRMYQAAEALGMTPGEAGRGAHGLTIRFTTSECSLGRVLVAATDKGICSIAFGDSPYQLEIDLRARFPHGEIVSTEDDPLLTQGVRFVLAQLRSASHELDLPLDLRATVFQQRVWKALREIPRGETRTYAEVAKSMGQPTATRAVARACATNPVAVAIPCHRVIGSDGKLTGYRWGVERKKRLLEMEGKF